The DNA window ATGCTAATCCTAACCCTCTACATTCAAATGTATCCAAAAGTAATGCTGCTGCTCAGTTTGCTGAATTGGAAAATTCACTTTCAACTAAACTGGACAAAATGCTTCAGGATGCGAAACTTGATGTTCAGTTATTCGAAAGATTAAGAACAGGGATCGATAAATTTTCAAACTCAGTAGATCAGATCAACCAGACGGTGGATGTTTCTGCCTCTACTCATAAATACAATGACCAGTTGAATAAAGCTGCCCAACATATGGAAAGCATGAACGCACTGTATGCTATGCAGCTGGAAAGCGGACAAAGACAGGCAGAATTCGCCAAAAAATATGTGAGCGATATGCAAAAGTCTGTTGAGCATTCTGAAAAATTCAACCAGGAATTGCAAGGTTTAACGTCTAACTTGAATAATTTAAACAGGGTTTATGGTGGTATGCTAACCGCAATGAAGTCTTAATTCCAAAACCATTTCTAATATAAAACTTAATTAAAAACAAAAGAAAAGAGAATGGCACAAGGAAAACAGACCCCTCGTCAGAAGATGATCAACCTGATGTATTTGGTGTTCATCGCGATGATGGCCCTAAATATTGATGCAGAAATCATCAGGTCATATTATGACTCTACAAAAGCTCTTAATGAAACCAGGACCTTAACGGAAAGAAAAAACGAAAGGATTTTCGAAAGGACTCTTGAAGCAAAAGCCCTGCAGGTACCGGATACTTACGCTCAGCCTTGGCAGCAGTATCAGGTTTTAAGAGATAAAATCAATGGATTGGTAAAATCCGCTCAGGATATCAAAGATCTTCTTAAGAAGAAATCTGAATTCCATGAGAAAGACCAAGCCGGAAAAGATGTGGATGTAAGCGAAAACTTCGCTGCACTAAATAACAATGAAGCTACTACGGAATACTTCTTTAAAGAAGGAGATGAGAATACACCTTCTAAAGGAGCTTTAGAGCTTAAAGCTAAAATTGACGATGTAAGGAACTATATCAATGCAACTTTTGGAAATAACCCTCAGCTGAAAGACTTGGTGGAAAGAGCCAATAAATCTCTGATTGCAGAATATCCAAAAGGGAAATCACCTAACGAAAAAACGTGGTTCCAAAATAAATTCTACCACCAGCCTCTGATTGCTGCGATCTCCAATCTTGAGATTATCCAGAATGATGCAAGAAACGTGCAATCTGATGCATTAGCATTAATGCTGCAAGAAAAAGTTGATGCAAGCATCAAATTTTCAAACTATGAGCCGATTGTTTCCGGTCCAACGGATATTCAATCAGGAAAGCAGGCAGATGTTACTGTGATGTTGGGTACCTATTCAAACAGCAATAAGATCAACATTTCAGGAGTGAGCAGACAGGA is part of the Chryseobacterium camelliae genome and encodes:
- the gldL gene encoding gliding motility protein GldL, whose translation is MFKTKDAWMNFFYSFGAAIVILGAWLKITHITLGPINGNMALTVGLITEAIIFIIFAFDPPKSEESYAWENVYPELLDKHANPNPLHSNVSKSNAAAQFAELENSLSTKLDKMLQDAKLDVQLFERLRTGIDKFSNSVDQINQTVDVSASTHKYNDQLNKAAQHMESMNALYAMQLESGQRQAEFAKKYVSDMQKSVEHSEKFNQELQGLTSNLNNLNRVYGGMLTAMKS
- a CDS encoding GldM family protein, producing the protein MAQGKQTPRQKMINLMYLVFIAMMALNIDAEIIRSYYDSTKALNETRTLTERKNERIFERTLEAKALQVPDTYAQPWQQYQVLRDKINGLVKSAQDIKDLLKKKSEFHEKDQAGKDVDVSENFAALNNNEATTEYFFKEGDENTPSKGALELKAKIDDVRNYINATFGNNPQLKDLVERANKSLIAEYPKGKSPNEKTWFQNKFYHQPLIAAISNLEIIQNDARNVQSDALALMLQEKVDASIKFSNYEPIVSGPTDIQSGKQADVTVMLGTYSNSNKINISGVSRQENGKGIIPISGAGLGEHKVGGTITLTDASGKPQSFQWSHTYNVIAGPQEVKLQKGLLLSADKMNVMYRGLENPVSGSILGADNAKLSLSAPGASVRSAGPGKWIVTPTTGNTVKLTLSGSDPSGKSISQVFEYRIKNVPPPQGQMRGQNVLGMPATSIPNQTVQAAIPDFDFPVSFTVNQFMVKVPGRAALLIRGNSLSDAAGLMKNLRSGDVVYVFEIKATATGLGNQQIKNISPVVINVQ